The following are encoded in a window of Panthera leo isolate Ple1 chromosome B2, P.leo_Ple1_pat1.1, whole genome shotgun sequence genomic DNA:
- the LOC122220781 gene encoding vomeronasal type-1 receptor 1-like — translation MISSDRIFGIFFIFQTCIGFMGNSLLFTLYMYTFLILPHKKKPVDVILAHLTLANALTLIFRGVPNIMSSFGIKLEMSDTGCKIVLYIQRVTRSISLCTTALQSTFQAVTITPSNHKWAWLKKKISTFIQPSLLFFWTINMAIYSVIILKTVARRNTTEGGIGYYTASCKSSAYDLQTSSIFLSTVFIRDLFFLSLMTCNSIYMVNILFRHHRKAQHIRSTIQSSQSSPENKATHVILILVSCFFFFYWTNTFFTVYLVYLAKKNYQLEKFSNFFSSCYPTICSFFLIKNENRISGIRAMKTRIRIFSS, via the coding sequence ATGATTTCCAGTGACAGAATTTTTGGGatcttctttatctttcaaaCTTGTATTGGTTTCATGGGGAATTCTTtgttatttacattatatatgtacacTTTCTTAATTCTTCCTCATAAGAAGAAGCCTGTAGATGTGATTCTAGCCCACTTAACTTTGGCTAATGCCCTGACACTTATATTCAGAGGGGTTCCAAATATAATGTCATCCTTTGGAATTAAGCTGGAGATGAGTGATACTGGATGTAAAATAGTGCTCTATATTCAGAGAGTTACCAGGAGTATTTCTCTGTGCACAACCGCCCTTCAGAGTACATTTCAGGCAGTGACTATCACTCCAAGTAATCATAAATGGGCCTGGCTCAAGAAGAAAATCTCTACATTCATTCAaccttctttacttttcttctggACGATCAACATGGCCATCTATTCCGTGATCATTTTAAAAACCGTGGCCAGGAGGAATACCACTGAAGGTGGAATTGGGTATTATACTGCTTCTTGTAAAAGCAGTGCATATGATCTACAGACGTCATCAATATTTCTAAGTACTGTATTCATTCGagatttgttcttcctctccctgaTGACATGTAATAGTATCTACATGGTGAATATCCTTTTCAGACACCACAGAAAAGCTCAGCACATTCGCAGTACCATCCAGTCTTCACAAAGCTCTCCTGAAAACAAAGCTACCCATGTTATTCTCATATTGGtgagctgcttttttttcttttactggacCAACaccttttttactgtttatttagtttatttagcTAAGAAAAACTATCAACTGGAGAAATTTAGTAACTTTTTTTCCTCATGTTACCCGAccatctgttctttctttctgattaaaaatgaaaatagaatttctgGAATACGTGCCATGAAAACAAGAATCAgaattttttcttcctaa